GAAGCGCTACTTTGGCGGACGCGCCAGCACTCGCGCACTTGGCCGAGCAGACCTTCCGCGACGCCTTCGCCGACCAGAACACCCCCGAGGACCTGGACCTCTACTGCGCCGGTGCCTTCAACGAAGCACAACAGCTAGGCGAGATTCGCCACCTCGGGATCATCACGCTCCTCATGGAGCAAGCAGATCTGCTAGTCGGTTACGCGCAGATCAAGACGACCTCGGCCAGCGACCGCCTGGCGAACGAAGCCCAAGCGGAGCTGAGTCGTATCTACCTGCGCCAGGAGCATCACGGCCGCGGCCTCGCGCAGGTGCTGATGGCCGAGGTGCTCGCCCGTGCCGCCGGCGCGGGGGCGAGGGTGCTCTGGCTGGGGGTGTGGGAGCACAACCCGAAGGCAATCGCCTTCTACCGCAAGCACGGTTTCGAGGTGGTTGGTGAGAAGACGTTTCTCGTCGGCTCAGACCTGCAGCGGGACCTCGTGCTGTCCGTTGAGCTTGCTTCCCCTGGCGGCGCTGCGTAAGCGCACCCCAACCGCAGGCTGAGTCCATCAGCCTAGAAATGGGGCGAAGCGAGACAGCACCGCGGCGAAGTGAGCGCGGCCTCACGAACAGCCGATCTGGCAACGAGTCAAAAGGGTGAGTTCCTAAGCGCCGCCGAGGAGTGCTCAGCCCATGATCGCCTTCACCGTCAACCGAGTCCCGGTCACCTTCGACGGGGATGACGACACCCCGCTGCTCTGGGTCCTGCGCGATTCCCTGCGTCTCACGGGCACCAAGTTCGGCTGCGGTATCGGCCAGTGCGGCGCCTGCACCGTGCACCTCGACGGTCAGGCCCAACGCGCCTGCACGGTGGCCGTGAGCGAGGTGGCGGGCAAGGCCGTGACCACGATCGAGGGCCTGGCGCCGAGCGAGACCACCCTGCACCCCGTGCAGGAGGCCTGGCTGAGCCTGGATGTGCCGCAGTGCGGGTACTGCCAGGCGGGTCAGGTCATGGCAGCGGCCGACTTTCTGTCGAAGTGGCCGACGCCCACTGATGCCGACATCGATCGCCACTTCACCAACCGCTGTCGCTGCGGCACCTATCCGCGTATCCGCGAAGGCATCCATCGCGCGGCGGCCCTGATGGCAGCTACGCGCGACGAGGCATCCAGCGCCGCTGGGCAGGAGGCTACCGATGAACGTTGATCGCTCACCGATGCTCACGCGTCGCCAGTTCATCATCGCCGGCGCCACCGCGAGCGGCGCCCTGGTCCTCGGCATCCCCGCCCTGGGTGACGAGGCGAACGCACGCCGCCTCGGATTCTTCGTGGAGATCGGCACGGACAACCGCGTGCGCATTGGTTCGTCCCAGCCGGAGATCGGTCAGGGCGTACGCACGGCCCTCCCGATGCTCGTGGCCGAGGAACTGGACGTCGCCTGGTCGCAGGTCGACGTTACGCCCATGCCCTTGGGCCTGGTGCGAACCAACGACGGCTTCACCTGGAAGTACGGCGTCCAGGGCGTCGGCGGCAGCACGGGCCTGACCTCGAACCTGGCGCTGATGCGCCAGGTCGGCGCGACGGCCCGCGAACGTCTCCTCCGGGCAGGCGCCGCACGCCTCGGCGCCACGGTGGACGAGTGCCGCACCGTGGAAGGCACCGTGGTGTGCGATCGCGCGAACGCCTCCCTGCCGTACGCTTCCCTGGTCGCGGACGCCGCCAAGCTTCCAGAGGCCGAGGCCCCCGCAAGTCTCAAGTCGCCCGACGAGTACCGCATCGTCGGCAAGCGCCACGGCAACGTGCAGGTGCGCGACATCGTGACCGGCAAGGCCCGCTACGGGATCGACACGGAAGTCCCCGGCATGCGCTACGCGGTCATCGCGCGCAGCCCTTGGCTCAACGGCACGGTGAAGCGGATCGATGACGCGGCCGCCCGCCAGATCCGCGGCGTGCTGGATGTCTTCGAGATCGAAGGCCCCGCCATGGGCGAGCCCTACCAGATCCTCGCCAGCGGCGTCGCCGTCGTGGCCACGACTACCTGGGCGGCGATCAAGGGCAGGGCAGCCCTGCGCGTGGAGTGGGAGAAAGGACCTAGCGCGGAGGATAGCTCCGAGCGCTTCTGGGCCGACAACGAGCGCATGCTGGCGACGCGCGGTCAGATCGGCGTGGATGATGGCGACTTCGACGACGCCTTCGCCAAGGCCAGCACCCAAGTGGTGCGGCGCTACC
This Pseudomonadota bacterium DNA region includes the following protein-coding sequences:
- a CDS encoding GNAT family N-acetyltransferase → MTASPQPAIRSATLADAPALAHLAEQTFRDAFADQNTPEDLDLYCAGAFNEAQQLGEIRHLGIITLLMEQADLLVGYAQIKTTSASDRLANEAQAELSRIYLRQEHHGRGLAQVLMAEVLARAAGAGARVLWLGVWEHNPKAIAFYRKHGFEVVGEKTFLVGSDLQRDLVLSVELASPGGAA
- a CDS encoding (2Fe-2S)-binding protein — encoded protein: MAFTVNRVPVTFDGDDDTPLLWVLRDSLRLTGTKFGCGIGQCGACTVHLDGQAQRACTVAVSEVAGKAVTTIEGLAPSETTLHPVQEAWLSLDVPQCGYCQAGQVMAAADFLSKWPTPTDADIDRHFTNRCRCGTYPRIREGIHRAAALMAATRDEASSAAGQEATDER